In the genome of Vicinamibacterales bacterium, the window CTCGTGCAGGGAGAGCGTCTCGCGCTCGCCAGCGACGACGTCGACGGCTGGATCGCGAAATTCAGCGCGTTTCCGAAAGTGCAGCTGATCGATCTCGACGCCGCCAAGAACGCAGGGAACAATCGCGCGCTCGTCGGGTCGATCTGCCGGCGCCTGCCGTGCCGGGTCGGCGGCGGCGTGCGCGGCGTCGACGACGTGCTCGCGATCCTCGAGGCTGGCGCCACCAAGGTGATCGTCGGCTCACGGCTGTTCCGCGGCGGAACGGCCGACCTGGTTTTCGCCGACACGCTCGCGTCAGCGGTCGGCGCCGACCGGCTTGTCGCCGCGGTCGACGCCAAGGGCGGCCGAGTGGTCATCGACGGCTGGAGAACTCAGCTCGACGTCACGCCCGTGGAGGCCATCCGAAGCCTCGATCCGTTCTTCGGCGAGTTCCTCTTCACCAACGTCGACGTCGAGGGGCTGATGCAGGGGATCGATCGTGACGCGGTTGCTGCGGTGCGGCGCGCCACCACCCGCGCCGTGACCGCGGCCGGCGGGGTCACGACGCAGGAAGAGATTGACTGGCTCGACGGCATCGGCGTCGACGCCGTGGCCGGCATGGCCATCTACACCGGACGGCTGAAGCTCTAGTTTCGTCCGAGGAGTGTCCCCGTCGGACTCATACGCGCGGCGCTCGTTCGCTCACTCAGCAATTCTCAGCGCGCCGCTAGTCCTCACGGAGCGCCCGTATCGGGTCGACTGCCGCCGCGCGCCGCGCGGGGAGGTAGCAGGCGACGAAGGCCACCAGCCCGAGCAGCGCGGTGACGCCGGCATAGGCGAGCGGATCCGCGGACTGCACGCCGAACAACTGGCTGCGGAGGAGACGGGCAGCCGCGATGCTCGCCGGAATGCCGACGCCGAGTCCGATCGCCACCAGGCGCCCCCCCATCTTCAGGAGCAGGCCGGCGACGTGCGTCCGCGGCGCCCCGAGCGCCAGGCGGACGCCGATCTCGTGCGTACGCCGCGTAACGTGAAACGACAAGACGCTGTAGATGCCGGCCGCCGCCAGCGCCAGTCCGAGGGCCGCGAACGCGCCGAAGAGGGCCATCGTGAATCGCGGCTGAACGACTTCCTGACCCAGGACTTCGCTGAGCGTGAACGGCCGTCCGAGCGGCTGATCGGCGTCCATCTGGCGGACCAGCGCGCGCACCGGATTCAGCTGCAGGTTGGGATCGCCGGAGCTGCGCACGGCGAGCGTCCGCTGCGCGGGTGCGATGATCGTGTAGGGCAGCACGAAGACCGGCGCCGGATCGTCACGGAGGCCGTTGTTCTTCGTGTCGGCGATGATGCCGATGATCGTGACATCGGGCGGACGGCTGGTGTCGACGAGAGTTCGGGCCGGTGGATGCTCGAGCGCCGCCAGCCGCAAGCGCGCGCCGAGCGGACTCTGGCCGGCCGGCCACAACGCCGCCGCCGACTCGTTGATCACCGCGACGCGATCGCCGCGCCGTACCTCTCCGGCGTCGAACATCCGGCCGGCGCGGAGCGCGATGCCGAACACGCGAAGGTGATCGGCGCCGGCCAGATTGACCATGAGCCGCCGCGCCGGATCCGGGGCCACGCCGGGAATCGCCACCGCGGCGGACGGTCCGCCGAACGGCAGGCCGAAGGTCGCGGCCTCGACACCGGGCAGCGCGGCGACCCGATCCAGGAGTGCCTGGGCGAACTGGTTCCGCTGATCGATCGTCGCGTATTTCGCGGCGGGGAGCGGCAGCGCGACCGCCAGTACGTGGTCCGCCTTGATTCCGCCGTCCATCGACTGCAGCGCGACGAACGTACGCATCGTCAGCGCCGACCCGATCAGCAGCACGACCGAGAGCGCCACTTCGACGGTGACGAGCAGATCGCGGACGTGGCTGCCGTGCGCGCCGGCGCCGGTGCTGCGCGACGCTTTGAGCGCGTCGGTCACGTCCGGATTCGACGACTGGAGCGCCGGCGCCAGGCCGAACACGATGCCCGTCAGCACCGAGACCCCGAGAGAGAACAGCAGCACGGGCACGTTGATGGTG includes:
- a CDS encoding HisA/HisF-related TIM barrel protein, whose protein sequence is MLIPSIDLQGGRIVQLVQGERLALASDDVDGWIAKFSAFPKVQLIDLDAAKNAGNNRALVGSICRRLPCRVGGGVRGVDDVLAILEAGATKVIVGSRLFRGGTADLVFADTLASAVGADRLVAAVDAKGGRVVIDGWRTQLDVTPVEAIRSLDPFFGEFLFTNVDVEGLMQGIDRDAVAAVRRATTRAVTAAGGVTTQEEIDWLDGIGVDAVAGMAIYTGRLKL
- a CDS encoding ABC transporter permease, producing the protein MTHDLVYAVRSFRRSPAFTLVALLSLALGIGATCAIFSVIYGVLIAPYPYARPGEIWAPRIQAVDGRGGHTYMLDELPRLAAVPAFSGVMATSWETVLMTGEFGPESFGGVLMSGNAFNFLGVPPVAGRTIQPSDIRADGTAEPVVVLSNRLWFRLFDGSPTALGRTVTLNGRPHTIVGVMPPRFGWYGNDSFWLPLAPARTDITGINAIMRLSPGVSKQVAEQQLDALNRQLAREKPSAFPTRGFTTTLDNYLDVTVASGEMQTSLRLLMGAVAFLLLIACANVANLQLARGTSRAREIAVRISIGADRRRLLRQLLTENILLSVAGGVLGVLFAFGAIRAIVALMPDFYVPNEARVTINVPVLLFSLGVSVLTGIVFGLAPALQSSNPDVTDALKASRSTGAGAHGSHVRDLLVTVEVALSVVLLIGSALTMRTFVALQSMDGGIKADHVLAVALPLPAAKYATIDQRNQFAQALLDRVAALPGVEAATFGLPFGGPSAAVAIPGVAPDPARRLMVNLAGADHLRVFGIALRAGRMFDAGEVRRGDRVAVINESAAALWPAGQSPLGARLRLAALEHPPARTLVDTSRPPDVTIIGIIADTKNNGLRDDPAPVFVLPYTIIAPAQRTLAVRSSGDPNLQLNPVRALVRQMDADQPLGRPFTLSEVLGQEVVQPRFTMALFGAFAALGLALAAAGIYSVLSFHVTRRTHEIGVRLALGAPRTHVAGLLLKMGGRLVAIGLGVGIPASIAAARLLRSQLFGVQSADPLAYAGVTALLGLVAFVACYLPARRAAAVDPIRALRED